In Bradyrhizobium erythrophlei, a single genomic region encodes these proteins:
- a CDS encoding LLM class flavin-dependent oxidoreductase — MKFGIFYELQLPRPWQAGDELKLYQDALTQLETADRLGYDHAWVVEHHFLEEYSHSPSPESFLAAASQRTRNIRLGHGIFQLTTNHPARVAERIAVLDLLSRGRCEFGMGESASITELEPFSRDMETKKEVFEEAVAAIFPMFRDGGSEHHGKYFDIPLRNVVPKPVQKPHPPLWMACSQLPTIERAGQCGFGALGFQFVSADAAHAWVHAYYNAITKRLKKLADYEINPNMALVSFFMCAKTDEEARLRADGATFFQFALRFYGASQDRQRPAPGAVNMWDEYNKWKRENREAQEAALRSGLIGSPDTIRKKLRRFRTSHIDQVILLNQAGKNSHEHICESLELFAEEVMPEFQNDPEHDAWKAGVMRGSLKLEEIDTAEFTDRYGKLALNVGSPKPAPAAAG; from the coding sequence ATGAAGTTCGGCATCTTCTATGAGCTGCAACTGCCGCGTCCGTGGCAGGCGGGTGATGAGCTCAAGCTCTATCAGGATGCGCTCACCCAGCTCGAGACCGCCGACCGTCTCGGTTACGACCACGCCTGGGTCGTGGAGCATCATTTCCTGGAAGAATATTCGCACTCGCCGTCGCCGGAGTCCTTTCTCGCGGCTGCGAGCCAGCGCACCAGAAACATCCGGCTTGGCCACGGCATCTTTCAGCTCACCACCAATCATCCCGCGCGCGTGGCCGAGCGCATTGCCGTGCTCGATCTCCTGAGCCGTGGCCGCTGCGAATTCGGCATGGGCGAAAGCGCCTCCATTACGGAGCTCGAGCCGTTCAGCCGCGATATGGAGACCAAGAAGGAGGTGTTCGAGGAGGCTGTCGCTGCGATCTTCCCGATGTTTCGGGATGGCGGAAGCGAGCACCACGGCAAGTATTTCGACATTCCCCTGCGCAACGTGGTGCCCAAGCCGGTGCAGAAACCGCATCCGCCGTTATGGATGGCCTGTTCGCAACTGCCGACCATCGAACGCGCCGGCCAATGCGGCTTTGGCGCGCTCGGCTTTCAGTTTGTCAGCGCGGACGCGGCGCATGCCTGGGTGCACGCTTATTACAACGCGATCACGAAACGCTTGAAGAAGCTCGCCGACTACGAGATCAATCCGAACATGGCGCTGGTGTCGTTCTTCATGTGCGCAAAAACGGACGAGGAAGCACGGCTACGCGCCGACGGCGCCACGTTTTTTCAGTTCGCCTTGCGTTTTTACGGTGCGTCGCAAGACCGCCAGCGTCCCGCGCCCGGCGCCGTCAACATGTGGGACGAATACAACAAATGGAAGCGCGAGAACCGCGAAGCCCAGGAAGCCGCACTTCGCAGCGGTCTCATCGGCTCACCGGACACAATCCGCAAAAAGCTGCGGCGCTTCCGCACCTCCCACATCGATCAGGTCATCCTGCTCAACCAGGCCGGCAAGAACAGCCATGAACATATTTGCGAGTCGCTTGAACTGTTCGCCGAGGAAGTGATGCCGGAGTTCCAGAATGATCCCGAGCACGACGCCTGGAAGGCGGGCGTGATGCGAGGCAGCCTCAAGCTCGAAGAGATCGACACTGCTGAATTCACCGACCGTTACGGCAAGCTCGCCCTCAATGTCGGCTCGCCAAAACCGGCCCCGGCGGCGGCAGGATAA
- a CDS encoding DMT family transporter, with protein sequence MTKSAPPQRSLDPIGWLNHQPYLLLTLTQLFWAGNIVLGRYVAGHVPPMTLSCIRWIGACLMLLPFAWPHLAKDWPALRRRLPLVFALSVTGFALNNALSYWALQFTQALNALLLQSAGPLFVALWALTLFGLRLTWAQFAGIALSLLGVLTIVLRGDLSTLTSIRLNLGDVMTTGALISFGLYSTLMLRRPVTHQLTLICFTMACGAMLLLPLSIWEYTNGIRLKFDAITMVTLVYVVIFPSTLAYLFFNRGIAMIGPNRAAPFFHLVPVFGSVMAILLLGEQPQLFHLAGYVMVFAGIVIASRRTAPTT encoded by the coding sequence ATGACGAAGTCAGCGCCACCGCAGCGGTCTTTAGATCCCATCGGGTGGCTCAACCACCAGCCTTATCTGCTCCTGACGTTGACCCAGCTGTTCTGGGCCGGCAACATCGTGCTCGGACGTTATGTCGCCGGCCACGTGCCGCCAATGACGCTGTCCTGCATTCGATGGATCGGCGCCTGCCTGATGCTGCTGCCGTTCGCCTGGCCGCATCTCGCCAAGGACTGGCCGGCGCTGCGCCGCCGCCTCCCGCTTGTGTTTGCATTGTCGGTGACCGGATTCGCCCTCAACAACGCCCTGTCCTATTGGGCGCTGCAATTCACCCAAGCCCTCAACGCGCTGCTGCTGCAATCCGCGGGACCGCTGTTCGTGGCGCTGTGGGCGCTGACCCTGTTCGGCCTGCGCCTGACCTGGGCGCAGTTCGCCGGCATCGCGCTATCGCTGCTCGGCGTGCTCACGATCGTGCTGCGCGGCGACCTCTCGACGCTCACGTCGATCCGGCTCAATCTCGGCGACGTCATGACCACCGGCGCCCTGATCTCGTTCGGCCTGTACTCGACGCTGATGTTGCGCCGGCCGGTCACGCATCAACTGACGCTGATCTGCTTCACCATGGCCTGCGGCGCGATGCTGCTGCTGCCGCTTTCGATCTGGGAATACACCAACGGCATTCGTCTGAAGTTCGATGCGATCACGATGGTCACGCTGGTCTATGTCGTGATCTTTCCCTCGACGCTCGCTTACCTCTTCTTCAATCGCGGCATCGCGATGATCGGACCCAATCGCGCCGCGCCGTTCTTCCATCTGGTGCCGGTGTTCGGCTCGGTGATGGCGATTCTTCTGCTTGGCGAACAGCCGCAGCTGTTTCATCTCGCCGGTTACGTCATGGTGTTCGCCGGCATCGTCATCGCCTCGCGCAGGACGGCTCCGACGACATGA
- a CDS encoding DUF5413 family protein has product MKRYVIFGVLGPLLGGFLLLLATTVMSGFWSHPPSPSEVEQLFATFARTLQYSYLFGLLPALMLGAVDDIVMHIRRIGPTLRVVIVALIGFASAELLYGSRGPDSGLLQFVLYGLVGFVPGAVSSALSHRFADPPVSATQPS; this is encoded by the coding sequence ATGAAACGCTATGTGATCTTTGGCGTCCTTGGGCCGCTGCTCGGCGGGTTTCTGCTTCTGCTCGCAACCACCGTGATGTCCGGATTCTGGAGCCATCCGCCGAGTCCGTCGGAGGTGGAGCAGTTGTTCGCGACGTTCGCAAGAACGTTGCAGTACTCCTACCTGTTTGGCTTGTTGCCGGCGCTGATGTTGGGGGCCGTCGATGATATCGTCATGCATATCAGGCGAATTGGGCCAACCCTGCGCGTCGTGATCGTCGCCCTGATCGGGTTTGCCTCGGCCGAATTGCTTTATGGGTCGCGAGGACCTGACAGCGGTCTGCTGCAATTCGTTCTCTATGGCCTGGTCGGTTTCGTTCCCGGCGCGGTATCGTCCGCGCTATCCCATCGTTTCGCCGATCCTCCGGTAAGTGCGACGCAGCCTTCCTGA
- a CDS encoding DUF3309 family protein encodes MSLGTILIILVILYLLGGWSGRIGGYGYGLGHSGMGLGGVVLVVLLVLLLLGKL; translated from the coding sequence ATGTCGCTTGGAACGATCCTCATCATTCTCGTGATCCTTTACCTGCTTGGCGGCTGGAGCGGCCGAATCGGCGGGTACGGCTACGGCCTGGGCCACTCCGGAATGGGACTTGGCGGGGTAGTTTTGGTTGTATTGCTCGTGCTGTTGCTACTGGGCAAGCTCTAG
- the msrB gene encoding peptide-methionine (R)-S-oxide reductase MsrB: protein MSDAKTTTKVEKSEAEWRKELTPMQYAVLREKATERPFSGEYEHEHRPGTYVCAGCGQTLFESDAKFDSGCGWPSFTQPATESHVDEERDASHGMIRTEVLCSSCNGHLGHVFEDGPGPTGLRYCINSAALKLQPK from the coding sequence ATGTCTGACGCCAAGACGACGACAAAGGTCGAAAAGAGCGAAGCCGAGTGGCGCAAGGAACTGACGCCGATGCAGTATGCGGTGCTGCGCGAGAAGGCGACCGAACGGCCGTTCTCCGGCGAATACGAGCATGAGCACCGGCCGGGCACCTATGTGTGTGCCGGCTGCGGACAAACGTTGTTCGAGTCCGATGCCAAGTTCGATTCCGGCTGCGGCTGGCCGAGCTTCACCCAGCCGGCGACCGAAAGCCATGTCGACGAGGAGCGTGACGCGAGCCACGGCATGATCCGCACCGAAGTGCTGTGCTCGAGCTGCAACGGCCATCTCGGCCACGTGTTCGAGGACGGCCCGGGGCCAACCGGGTTGCGTTACTGCATCAATTCGGCGGCGCTAAAACTTCAGCCGAAATAA
- a CDS encoding adenylosuccinate synthase produces the protein MGNVVVVGAQWGDEGKGKIVDWLSEQADIVVRFQGGHNAGHTLVINGETYKLALLPSGVLRPSKLAVIGNGVVFDPQAFLDEVTKLKGQGVAISPENLRVAENVTLILPLHRELDALRESSNTGTAIGTTRRGIGPAYEDKVGRRAIRLMDLADLDTLPHKIDRLLAHHNALRRGLNLPEFDGKQIVKELTALAPQLLPYAETVWRLLDIKRREGKRMLFEGAQGALLDVDHGTYPYVTSSNTVAAQAATGTGLGPGAVGYVLGICKAYTTRVGQGPFPTELHDQIGEEIGRRGKEFGVNTGRKRRCGWFDAALVRQTVRTCGINGLALTKLDILDGFDTIKVCTGYLLDGKEIDHLPAGEGAQARVKPVYESIEGWKEPTANARSWADLPAQAIKYVRRVEELVGCPVALLSTSPEREDTILVQNPFEA, from the coding sequence ATGGGGAATGTCGTCGTGGTCGGCGCCCAATGGGGCGACGAAGGAAAAGGCAAGATTGTCGACTGGTTGTCGGAACAGGCCGATATCGTGGTGCGCTTTCAGGGCGGCCACAATGCCGGCCATACGCTGGTCATCAATGGCGAGACCTACAAGCTCGCGCTGTTGCCTTCCGGCGTGCTGCGTCCTTCGAAGCTGGCGGTGATCGGCAACGGCGTGGTGTTCGATCCGCAGGCCTTCCTCGATGAGGTAACGAAACTCAAAGGCCAGGGCGTTGCGATCAGCCCCGAGAACTTGCGCGTCGCCGAAAACGTCACGCTGATCCTCCCCTTACATCGCGAACTTGATGCGCTTCGCGAGTCTTCCAACACGGGCACTGCGATCGGCACGACGCGCCGCGGCATTGGACCTGCCTATGAGGACAAGGTCGGACGGCGCGCGATCCGCCTGATGGACCTCGCCGATCTCGACACGCTGCCACACAAGATCGACCGCTTGCTGGCGCATCACAATGCGCTGCGCCGCGGGCTCAATCTGCCGGAATTCGACGGCAAGCAAATCGTGAAGGAATTGACGGCGCTGGCCCCGCAGCTTCTGCCCTATGCGGAAACCGTGTGGCGGCTGCTCGACATCAAGCGGCGCGAGGGCAAGCGCATGTTGTTCGAGGGCGCGCAGGGCGCGCTGCTCGACGTCGATCACGGCACGTATCCTTACGTCACCTCGTCCAACACCGTTGCCGCGCAAGCTGCGACCGGGACGGGCCTCGGCCCGGGCGCGGTCGGCTACGTGCTCGGCATCTGCAAGGCCTATACGACCCGCGTCGGCCAGGGACCGTTCCCGACCGAACTGCATGACCAAATCGGCGAGGAGATCGGCCGCCGCGGCAAGGAATTCGGCGTCAACACCGGACGCAAGCGGCGTTGCGGCTGGTTCGATGCCGCGCTGGTGCGCCAGACCGTGCGCACCTGCGGCATCAACGGGCTGGCGCTGACCAAGCTCGATATTCTCGACGGCTTCGACACCATCAAGGTCTGCACCGGCTATCTCCTCGACGGCAAGGAAATCGATCATTTGCCGGCCGGCGAGGGCGCTCAGGCCCGGGTCAAGCCGGTCTATGAGTCCATCGAAGGCTGGAAGGAACCGACCGCCAATGCGCGCTCGTGGGCCGACCTGCCGGCGCAGGCGATCAAATATGTTCGCCGGGTCGAAGAACTGGTGGGTTGTCCGGTTGCCTTGCTTTCCACAAGTCCGGAACGCGAGGATACTATCCTCGTGCAGAATCCGTTCGAGGCCTAA
- the msrA gene encoding peptide-methionine (S)-S-oxide reductase MsrA, with the protein MTRRPLSRFPIYAAAIGLLAISAINLTPSLAAEEAVTIPPPAVDVQNASGIQTAVLAGGCFWGVQGVFQHTKGVVNAVSGYSGGIKANADYHLVSTGTTGHAESVEIKYDPKKISYGKILQIFFSVVHDPTQLNRQGPDTGTQYRSAIFTTSDEQKKVADAYIAQLNSAGVYKKPIVTKVGPLQAFFAAEGYHQDYLTLHPSQPYIAYNDIPKVENLKKLFAEDYSEKPALVSDIKVTN; encoded by the coding sequence ATGACCCGCCGTCCTCTCAGCCGTTTTCCGATATATGCCGCCGCCATCGGCCTCTTGGCGATTTCCGCCATCAACCTCACGCCTTCGCTTGCCGCCGAGGAAGCCGTGACGATTCCGCCACCGGCGGTCGATGTCCAGAACGCGAGCGGTATCCAGACCGCGGTACTGGCCGGCGGTTGCTTCTGGGGCGTGCAAGGCGTGTTCCAGCACACCAAGGGTGTCGTCAATGCGGTGTCCGGCTATTCCGGAGGCATCAAGGCGAACGCCGATTATCACCTGGTCTCGACCGGCACGACCGGGCACGCCGAGTCCGTCGAGATCAAGTATGACCCGAAGAAAATCAGCTACGGCAAGATTTTGCAGATCTTCTTTTCAGTGGTGCACGATCCGACGCAGCTGAACCGTCAGGGGCCGGATACCGGCACGCAATATCGCTCGGCGATCTTCACGACGTCAGACGAGCAGAAGAAGGTCGCGGACGCCTATATCGCGCAGCTCAACTCGGCCGGCGTCTACAAGAAGCCGATCGTGACCAAGGTCGGACCGCTGCAAGCCTTCTTCGCCGCGGAGGGTTATCATCAGGATTACCTGACGCTTCACCCTAGCCAACCCTATATTGCCTATAATGACATTCCCAAGGTCGAAAACCTGAAGAAGCTTTTCGCCGAGGACTATAGCGAGAAGCCCGCTTTGGTCAGTGATATCAAGGTCACTAACTAG
- a CDS encoding DMT family transporter, whose product MSASEEISDASSRAWLANRPYALLSIAAACWAGNAIVGRLAAGHIPPVTLAFLRWGLGFLIILPVSWRHLKHDWPAIRAKLGLMTFLSVIGIAGFNTLQYWALEYTEALNTLLLQSTGPLFVACWSLVLFGIRLTLAQAIGIVVSLTGVLVILLHGDIAAITAIDFNKGDIIFLVALLIFGLYSVMSLKRPAIHDLSFTAFTFACGSAVLVPPLIFELFWRPAMQLNVTNLLSVMYVAVFPSTIAYLCYNRSVHLIGANRAAPFFHAVPVFGSAMAIVFLGERPQVFHFIGFALVLTGIFAASRKPSAAPG is encoded by the coding sequence ATGTCCGCTTCCGAAGAAATCTCCGATGCTTCATCTCGCGCATGGCTTGCCAACCGGCCTTATGCGCTGCTTTCGATCGCGGCAGCATGCTGGGCCGGCAACGCCATCGTGGGCCGGCTCGCCGCGGGCCACATTCCGCCGGTGACGCTCGCCTTCCTGCGTTGGGGCCTCGGCTTTCTGATTATCCTTCCCGTATCGTGGAGGCATCTCAAGCACGACTGGCCGGCGATCCGCGCCAAGCTTGGCTTGATGACCTTCCTGTCCGTGATCGGCATCGCCGGCTTCAACACCCTGCAATACTGGGCGCTGGAATATACCGAGGCGCTGAACACGCTGCTCCTGCAATCCACCGGACCGCTGTTTGTCGCATGCTGGTCGCTGGTGCTGTTCGGAATCCGGCTGACACTGGCGCAGGCCATCGGCATTGTCGTATCGCTGACAGGCGTGCTGGTGATCCTCCTTCACGGCGATATCGCGGCGATCACAGCGATCGACTTCAACAAAGGCGACATCATCTTCCTGGTCGCGCTTCTGATCTTCGGTCTTTATTCGGTGATGTCGCTGAAGCGGCCTGCGATTCACGACCTGTCTTTTACAGCTTTCACCTTTGCCTGCGGTTCTGCGGTCCTCGTTCCGCCGCTGATCTTCGAGCTGTTTTGGCGACCGGCGATGCAACTGAACGTGACCAATCTGCTGTCGGTAATGTACGTCGCGGTGTTTCCCTCCACGATCGCCTATCTCTGTTATAATCGAAGCGTCCACCTGATCGGCGCCAACCGCGCCGCGCCGTTCTTTCATGCCGTGCCCGTGTTCGGATCGGCCATGGCAATCGTCTTTCTCGGCGAGCGGCCGCAAGTCTTCCATTTCATCGGCTTTGCGCTGGTGCTGACGGGCATCTTCGCGGCGTCACGCAAGCCATCGGCGGCGCCAGGATGA
- a CDS encoding putative sulfate exporter family transporter encodes MSDIAIKASEPLTLRAQLTEDWLAVVIGLLVFGAALVSISGTDILGWAVTTSVYTDLTRALGPFAKSYAWLGGGGALIATYASLLIVLSAGVATLGADVRKFAVAFTAVFAIAYASWIVGSYAYVAAVTPAEQQKFGIDWSLKLTNEGGFIVALLSGIVIANFFPRFAEWLKEAIRPELYIKIAIVILGATVAVTAAGRLNLASSLLLRGAAAIVEAYLIYWAVIYYVARKWFGFSREWSVPLASGISICGVAASIATGGAIRARPAVPILVSSLVVVFAVVEVLILPFLAQTFLWQEPLVAGAWIGLAIKTDGAAVAGGGITESLIMAKSAAEGIKYQPGWILATTTTVKIFIDIFIGIWAFILGYIWTNHIDKGPDRAKPREIWQRFPKFILGFILVFAVSLWLAIGSTPDVAKALPAAAGEANVFRVIFFVLTFFSIGVLSDFRKLWQQGFGKLAAVYFVSLFGFVIWVGLLISWLFFSGFKPPLAS; translated from the coding sequence ATGTCGGACATTGCAATCAAGGCATCCGAGCCGCTGACGCTGCGGGCGCAATTGACCGAGGACTGGCTGGCCGTCGTCATCGGTCTGTTGGTGTTCGGCGCAGCGCTGGTCAGCATCAGCGGAACCGACATTCTGGGTTGGGCCGTCACCACCTCGGTCTATACCGATCTCACCAGGGCGCTCGGCCCCTTTGCCAAGTCCTATGCCTGGCTCGGCGGCGGCGGAGCCCTGATCGCGACCTACGCGTCGCTGTTGATCGTGTTGAGCGCCGGTGTTGCAACGCTTGGCGCCGACGTGCGGAAATTCGCCGTCGCATTCACCGCCGTCTTTGCCATCGCCTATGCGAGCTGGATCGTCGGCAGCTACGCCTATGTCGCTGCGGTGACGCCGGCCGAACAGCAGAAATTCGGCATCGATTGGTCGCTCAAGCTCACCAATGAAGGCGGCTTCATCGTCGCGCTCCTTTCCGGCATCGTGATCGCCAATTTCTTTCCGCGCTTTGCCGAATGGCTGAAGGAAGCGATCCGGCCCGAGCTCTACATCAAGATCGCGATCGTCATTCTCGGCGCCACCGTTGCCGTCACCGCGGCCGGACGCCTCAATCTTGCCTCCTCGCTGCTGTTGCGCGGCGCTGCCGCCATCGTCGAGGCCTATCTGATCTATTGGGCGGTGATCTATTACGTCGCGCGCAAATGGTTCGGTTTTAGCCGCGAATGGTCGGTGCCGCTGGCGTCGGGCATTTCGATCTGCGGCGTGGCGGCTTCGATCGCCACCGGCGGGGCGATCCGGGCGCGGCCGGCGGTTCCGATCCTGGTGTCCTCGCTGGTGGTCGTTTTCGCGGTCGTCGAAGTCCTGATCCTGCCGTTCCTGGCCCAAACGTTCCTGTGGCAGGAGCCCCTGGTGGCCGGCGCCTGGATCGGTCTTGCCATCAAGACCGATGGCGCGGCAGTCGCGGGCGGCGGCATTACCGAGTCGCTGATCATGGCGAAGTCGGCCGCGGAAGGCATCAAGTATCAGCCGGGCTGGATTCTGGCGACCACGACCACGGTGAAGATCTTCATCGATATCTTCATCGGCATCTGGGCCTTCATTCTCGGCTATATCTGGACCAACCACATCGACAAAGGACCGGACCGGGCGAAGCCCCGCGAGATCTGGCAGCGCTTCCCGAAGTTCATTCTCGGCTTCATCCTTGTGTTCGCCGTGTCGCTCTGGCTTGCGATCGGCTCGACGCCGGATGTCGCCAAGGCGCTGCCCGCGGCGGCCGGCGAGGCCAACGTGTTCCGCGTCATCTTCTTCGTGCTCACCTTCTTCTCGATCGGCGTGCTGTCGGATTTCCGCAAGCTCTGGCAGCAGGGCTTCGGCAAGCTGGCCGCGGTCTATTTCGTCAGCCTGTTCGGGTTCGTGATCTGGGTGGGCTTGTTGATTTCCTGGCTGTTCTTCAGCGGCTTCAAGCCGCCGCTTGCCAGCTAA
- a CDS encoding Bug family tripartite tricarboxylate transporter substrate binding protein gives MRRDFGSAVLGGLLACAMGGALEAAPYPDRPITIVVPFGKGTTADLIAAVVAEAVSKNTGQKVSVELKPGAGGGIAMAQVEKAAPDGATLAMITQGTHVFNVSLYKSLPYDPDKIIPITPISAVCNVMTVHPTNPANTPLEVVAAARAAPGQLTYASGGIGTSHHLGGVLFASIAGVDIKHVPHLVSVDGVNKIVNGEITMGFFNLPTVIDQIKAGKLKPLAVTSLTRSSHLPDVPTFDASGLKGYDLVTWFGFGAPAGTPPEIVQRLRDEFAKAAADPVVKAKLDEAGLDPIDQLQPSEFARLIASDRAKWTPIIKAAAATSE, from the coding sequence ATGCGCAGGGATTTCGGATCGGCGGTACTGGGCGGCCTGCTGGCATGCGCGATGGGCGGCGCGCTGGAGGCCGCGCCCTACCCGGACCGGCCGATCACCATCGTGGTGCCGTTCGGGAAGGGCACCACCGCCGATCTGATCGCGGCCGTTGTTGCGGAGGCAGTGTCGAAGAATACCGGCCAGAAAGTCAGCGTCGAACTCAAGCCCGGCGCCGGCGGCGGCATCGCCATGGCGCAGGTCGAGAAAGCGGCGCCCGACGGCGCGACGCTCGCCATGATCACGCAGGGCACCCACGTCTTCAACGTGAGCCTCTACAAGTCGCTGCCCTACGATCCAGACAAGATCATCCCGATCACGCCGATATCGGCCGTCTGCAACGTGATGACGGTTCATCCGACCAATCCTGCGAACACGCCACTGGAGGTCGTCGCTGCCGCCAGGGCCGCGCCCGGCCAGCTCACTTACGCTTCCGGCGGAATCGGCACGTCGCACCATCTTGGCGGCGTGCTGTTCGCTTCGATTGCCGGCGTCGATATCAAGCATGTGCCGCATCTGGTTTCGGTCGACGGCGTCAACAAAATCGTCAACGGCGAAATCACCATGGGCTTCTTCAACCTGCCGACGGTGATCGATCAGATCAAGGCCGGCAAGCTCAAGCCTCTCGCGGTGACCTCGCTCACGCGCTCCTCACATTTACCCGACGTGCCGACGTTCGATGCTTCGGGGCTCAAGGGCTACGACCTCGTCACCTGGTTCGGCTTCGGCGCACCGGCCGGTACGCCACCCGAGATCGTGCAACGGCTTCGTGATGAATTCGCGAAGGCCGCCGCCGATCCCGTCGTGAAGGCGAAACTCGACGAAGCCGGCCTCGACCCGATCGATCAACTGCAACCTTCAGAATTCGCTCGATTGATTGCGTCCGACCGCGCCAAATGGACGCCGATTATCAAAGCTGCCGCTGCTACTTCAGAATGA
- a CDS encoding ATP-dependent DNA helicase: MTSFSPHQDAALKAVAKWLKARPGRNGTPPVFRLFGYAGTGKTTLARHIAEDVDGEVKFAAFTGKAALVMRNKGCDNASTIHSLIYRARESGVEQPSFELWDDAPASKAKLIIIDECSMVDAEMGRDLMSFDCPLLVLGDPAQLPPIQGGGFFTDTTPDAMLTEVHRQAQDDPIVRMSMDIREGRELELGRYGESEIISRGDLDPDRVMQADQVLVGRNNTRRAYNTRMRQKQSIEDPLPVAGDKLVCLRNNRKKGLFNGGLWRVKSRNASRSKSRIVSLRLAPDEEFSHKVTKVSVRCDCFEGGVEQIPWEQRKPYDEFDYGYVLTVHKSQGSQWDDVVLFDESFAFQDSRARWLYTGVTRAAKRLSIVV, from the coding sequence ATGACCAGCTTCTCCCCGCATCAGGATGCCGCGCTCAAGGCCGTGGCGAAGTGGCTGAAGGCCAGGCCCGGCCGCAACGGAACACCGCCGGTGTTTCGCCTGTTCGGCTATGCCGGCACCGGCAAGACCACGCTGGCCCGCCATATCGCCGAAGATGTCGATGGCGAGGTGAAATTTGCCGCCTTCACCGGCAAGGCGGCGCTGGTGATGCGCAACAAGGGCTGCGACAACGCCTCCACCATTCACTCCCTGATCTACCGCGCCCGCGAATCCGGCGTCGAGCAGCCGAGCTTTGAGCTGTGGGACGATGCGCCGGCCTCGAAAGCGAAGCTGATCATCATCGACGAATGCTCGATGGTGGATGCCGAAATGGGGCGCGACCTGATGTCGTTCGATTGCCCGCTGCTGGTGCTTGGCGATCCCGCGCAATTGCCGCCGATCCAGGGCGGCGGCTTCTTTACCGACACCACGCCCGACGCGATGCTGACCGAAGTGCACCGCCAGGCGCAGGACGATCCGATCGTGCGGATGTCGATGGATATCCGGGAGGGGCGCGAACTCGAACTCGGGCGTTACGGCGAAAGCGAAATCATCTCCCGTGGCGACCTCGATCCAGACCGGGTGATGCAGGCCGATCAGGTGCTGGTCGGCCGCAACAACACGCGCCGCGCCTACAACACGCGGATGCGGCAGAAACAAAGCATCGAAGACCCCTTGCCGGTTGCCGGCGACAAGCTCGTGTGCCTGCGCAACAACCGCAAGAAAGGACTGTTCAATGGCGGCCTTTGGCGCGTGAAGTCACGCAACGCTTCAAGATCGAAGTCGCGCATCGTCAGCCTGCGCCTCGCCCCCGACGAGGAGTTCAGCCACAAGGTCACGAAAGTTTCGGTCCGCTGCGACTGCTTCGAAGGCGGGGTCGAGCAGATCCCCTGGGAACAGCGCAAACCTTACGACGAATTCGACTACGGCTACGTGCTTACCGTGCACAAGTCGCAAGGTTCGCAATGGGATGACGTGGTGTTGTTCGACGAAAGCTTTGCCTTCCAGGACAGCCGCGCCCGCTGGCTCTATACCGGGGTGACACGCGCCGCCAAACGGCTTTCGATCGTGGTGTGA
- a CDS encoding DUF4112 domain-containing protein, with product MGMTNEEIIAPDARFSSARASSRAAKPGPVIDQEGREIPQSSLRGGFRQFQFDFAHSSANPFGDLTQEQRLARFEALAKLLDIAFMLPGTKIRYGVDGVIRLIPIVGDVLATAFSLWLVREARALGAPWHVTARMLGNVAVDGVVGLVPLAGDAFDVLFRANMRNVRLLRRWLDKQPR from the coding sequence ATGGGCATGACGAACGAAGAAATCATCGCTCCAGACGCGCGCTTTAGTTCCGCGCGGGCGTCATCCCGCGCGGCAAAACCTGGTCCCGTGATCGATCAGGAAGGCCGCGAGATTCCGCAAAGCTCGTTGCGCGGCGGGTTTCGGCAATTCCAATTCGACTTCGCCCATTCCAGCGCCAATCCGTTTGGCGATCTGACGCAGGAGCAACGTCTCGCGAGGTTTGAGGCGCTGGCGAAACTGCTCGACATCGCCTTCATGCTGCCGGGCACGAAGATTCGCTACGGCGTTGACGGCGTTATCAGATTGATCCCGATCGTCGGCGACGTGCTGGCCACCGCGTTCTCGCTGTGGCTAGTACGCGAGGCGCGCGCGCTGGGCGCGCCGTGGCATGTCACCGCGCGAATGCTCGGCAACGTCGCTGTCGACGGCGTCGTCGGATTGGTGCCGCTGGCGGGCGACGCATTTGACGTGCTGTTTCGCGCCAATATGCGCAACGTGCGCCTGCTCAGGCGCTGGCTGGACAAGCAGCCGCGTTAG